The Gemmatirosa kalamazoonensis nucleotide sequence CAGTGCCGTCACGGGGTCCACCCGCGTCGCGCGCCGAGCGGGCGCGAACGCCGCCGCTGCCGCGATCCCCACGAGCACGAGCGGCACGACCGTGAGCACCACGGGATCGGTCGGGCTCACCTCGAACAGCAGTGCGCCGAGCAGCCGCGTCCCCGCGATCGCGGCGAGCAGGCCGACCACCGCGCCCGCCACGGCCATGCGCACCGACTGCAGCACCACCATGCGTCCCACCGCGCCCGCCGGCGCGCCCAACGCGACGCGCACGCCGATCTCCGCGCGTCGCCGCGCGACGAGGTACGACATCACGCCGTACGTCCCCGCCGCACTCAGCACGAGCGCGATCGCCGACGACAGCGCGAGCAGCAGCATGGTGAACGACGTCTGCGCCACCGAGCGCGCGACGATCGTCTCCATCGGCGTCACGTCGGCCACCGGCACCTGCGGATCGATGTCGGCCATCACGCGCCGCACGGCCGCGCCGAGCCGCTGCAGGTCCTCCGCGTTCGAGCGCACGACGAAGTGGAGGAAGTTGCCGTCGAGATCGTGGCCGCCGCCCTTCGCCGGGCCGGCGGCGGCGGGCGCGGCGAGCGGGAAGTACGCCGCCTCGATCGGCGGCTTCTGCAGGCCGTTCGCGCGCACGTCCTCCGCCACGCCCGTGACGCGGAAGACGAGCGGCCGGCGCATCGAGTAGACGAGCGACTTGCCGATCGGGCTCTGTCCGGGCCACAGCCGCTCGCCGAGCGCGCGGCTCACCACCATGGTGCCGGAGCCCTGCTCGTTGTCCGTCCACCCGGGCGCCTCGCCGCGCACCGGGATGCCTAACGTCGCGAAGTACCCCGGTGCCACCGTGAGCGTCGGGACGCACGCCGAGCGGTGCGCCTCGTCGAGCGGCGAGTCGTTCGCCGCGACGCCCGTGCATCCCGCGTCGCCGTCGAGCGGCAGCATGCTCGTCGCGCCCATGCCCGTGACGCCCGGCAGCGCCGCGACGCGCCGCGACAGCTCCTGCCAGAACGCGACGACCTGCGCGTCGGTGCGATAGCGGTCGCCGCGGAGGGCGATGCTCATCGCGAGCACGCCGCGCGCATCGAAGCCGGGGCGCACCGCGCGCAGCCGCTGGAAGCTCTCGAGCATGAGCCCCGCCGCGGCGAGCAGCACGACGGCGAGCGCGATCTGCGTCACGACGAGCGCGCGCCGCGCGGCCTGCCCCGCGCGCGACGTCGTCGCTCCGCGCCCGCCCTCGCGCAGGACCGCGACGTCGAGGCCTCCGCCGGAGCGCGGCAGCGGCATGAGCCCGAACACCGCGCCCGCCGCGAGCGCCACCGCGGCGCAGAACGCGACGCCGCGCCCGTCGAGCCGCACCTCCTCGAGGCGCGGCAGCGACGTCGGCGCGAAGAGCAGCACCACGTGGAGCAGCGTCCACGCGAGCGCGATCGCGCCGACCGCGGCGGCGATCGCGAGCACGAAGCTCTCGCTGAGGAAGTGCGTCGCGAGCTGCCAGCGCCCGCCGCCGAGCGCCGTGCGCACCGCGACGTCGCGCCGCCGCGCTTCCACGCGCACGAGCACGAGGTTCGCCACGTTCGCCGCCGCGATCACGAGCACGAGCCCCACCGACGCGAACAGGATCCACAGCACGCGCGCCGCCTTCGGGCCCACGACCTCGTCGCGCAGCGAGCGGAGCACGAAGCCGAAGCCGGTGCGCGCGAGGAACTTCTCGCCGTACACGTTCGGGAAGTCGGCGACGATGCGGTGCGTGAGCGCGTCGAGCTCCGCGCGCGCGCGCTCCACCGGCACGCCGTCGCGCGCGAGGCCGATCGCGTGGAACGTGTGATGGTTG carries:
- a CDS encoding ABC transporter permease, with the translated sequence MKRAFRLPASRRRLDAELDAELAFHLEGRVEDLMAREGLSRAAAESEARRRFGDLDVYRRETSAIDHHTHTRRRGMELLGDVRRETRTAIRALRRAPTFAVVAFATLALGIGAATAIFTLLDRIVIRPLPYPRAERLLHLGTSWPGVKPGEEYGISTYMYHRFRQGARTLEELGLFQPDVYTLPAANGLDAERVLGVDASASLFHVLGIRPALGRLFTVEEQLPNDAGVVVISHGLWQRRFGGERSVIGRAVDVGGRLVRVIGVLPPGAKLPESEAEIWEPLHLDPADPPRNHHTFHAIGLARDGVPVERARAELDALTHRIVADFPNVYGEKFLARTGFGFVLRSLRDEVVGPKAARVLWILFASVGLVLVIAAANVANLVLVRVEARRRDVAVRTALGGGRWQLATHFLSESFVLAIAAAVGAIALAWTLLHVVLLFAPTSLPRLEEVRLDGRGVAFCAAVALAAGAVFGLMPLPRSGGGLDVAVLREGGRGATTSRAGQAARRALVVTQIALAVVLLAAAGLMLESFQRLRAVRPGFDARGVLAMSIALRGDRYRTDAQVVAFWQELSRRVAALPGVTGMGATSMLPLDGDAGCTGVAANDSPLDEAHRSACVPTLTVAPGYFATLGIPVRGEAPGWTDNEQGSGTMVVSRALGERLWPGQSPIGKSLVYSMRRPLVFRVTGVAEDVRANGLQKPPIEAAYFPLAAPAAAGPAKGGGHDLDGNFLHFVVRSNAEDLQRLGAAVRRVMADIDPQVPVADVTPMETIVARSVAQTSFTMLLLALSSAIALVLSAAGTYGVMSYLVARRRAEIGVRVALGAPAGAVGRMVVLQSVRMAVAGAVVGLLAAIAGTRLLGALLFEVSPTDPVVLTVVPLVLVGIAAAAAFAPARRATRVDPVTALRGD